The genomic window CCCCGCGAAGCTTCGTCGCTCCGCGTGCGCACCGGCTCGTCGCACCCCGGTCGtggccgcgccggtcgccaGGCACCAAGCCGGTGCCTCCAAGAAGGCGGATGAGCTGGCGAGGACATTCACCGTCGGGTTCGCGTCCATGCTCCTCGCGACGCAGCCCATGGCTGCGGAGGCGAAGAAACCTTACGAAGGGCCGATGGCCGTGTTCAACAACCCGGCGGTCCTTGGCGGCACTTGCGTGGCGGTGTGCTGGGGCATCCCCCAGACAGTCGGGATGAGCGTCCTAAAGGAGAAGGAAGACAAGGGGCGCGCTCAACTGTCCAAGTGGGGCGTCGACACCTCCGACATCGAGCAGGGGAGCTGGGGCAGGATCAGGCAGATGCTGAAGCGCGaagcggaggcgcggggcgaggaaATGCCCAAGTTTTGAGCCCGAAGCTTCGCAGTCATCACGtagcgaacgcggcggcgacgtcgcatCTTGTAAAAGATTCACCACCATCAGTCTGCCGGTCTGACTCGGTCACGTATTTTAGAATTTCGGCGACGCGGTTTGCGCACCACAGCCGAGAACGCGCGTAGCCCCTCGAAGGTGGAAAATCATG from Micromonas commoda chromosome 11, complete sequence includes these protein-coding regions:
- a CDS encoding predicted protein; this translates as MSASSIIAPLAKVPAKLRRSACAPARRTPVVAAPVARHQAGASKKADELARTFTVGFASMLLATQPMAAEAKKPYEGPMAVFNNPAVLGGTCVAVCWGIPQTVGMSVLKEKEDKGRAQLSKWGVDTSDIEQGSWGRIRQMLKREAEARGEEMPKF